CTTTTTCTTTACCTAAAAATGAATTTGGAATAACCATTTGATGACGTTCATTTAACCCCAAAAAAAAGATTAAAAAAGATATTTGCTCAACAATATAACTAAGTACAACTTAAAACAAAAAACAATGAAAAAATTAATCTTAAGCTTAGCCATTCTAAGCACGATTTTCACAGGATGTTCAAGTGATAATGAAAGTGACACTGTAATCATACCACAAACGGGAGAAATTTCGGGAGACATTACCGCAAACAAAACTTTCGAGTACGGTAACTATACTTTAAAAGGAATTGTGAAAGTAAAAGCCGGAGTTACTTTAACTTTTGATGCCGGAAGTACCATTACATGTGATAAAATAAACGGCGATAATGCTTTATTGGTAGAAAACGGCGGAAAATTAATCATTAACGGAACAGAATCTGCTCCGGTAGTATTTACTGAAGTTTCTAAAATTCCCGGCTCTTGGGGAGGTATCATCATGTATGGTGATGCTCCTATCAAAGCTTTAGGCGGAGTATCAACAGCTACTTCTGAAGACGGTATGTCATTACCCTATGGCGGAACCAACGCGACACACAACGGAGGAAGTTTGAACTATGTTCGAGTGGAATATGCCGGAAAAAATTGGCTGACGGAACCAAAGAACTAAACGGATTTTCATTTTATTCTGTAGGTTCAGGAACAGTTTTAGATCATTTGGTTTCTTATAAAGGAGCTGATGACGGATTTGAATTTTATGGAGGGACCGTAAGTTTAACCAATGCTATTTCTTATGGAAATTATGACGATGCTTTTGACTGGCAAGATGGTTGGCAAGGTCAAAACAACACGAACTGGTATGCTTATCAGGAAACTAAAGGAAATTTTGGAATTGAAATTGAAGCTTCTGCCAACAACAACGATTTCTATCCTAAATTCACTAATATTACTTTAAAAAGAGCGGCAGGTTGTACACCAGAAGCAGCAGGAGACGTACAAGTAGATGCTATTCAATTTAAGAAGAATGGTAACGGCGATTTCAACAATGTAGTTATTGATGGCTATGGATCGTATACTGAAGGCGCAACTACTTTTCTTGGAGCAGCAGTAAAAATTCAGGATGTTGACACCAATACAAACCAAGTAACCGGTGGAAAAATAAAACTGACAAACCTAAAAATCACCAATACATCACAAAATATTGCCGGAGCAACTTCATCTATAATCGTGACTTTTCCAGAAGGGAAATATTCCGCAAACACTACTGCCACTGGGGCAACCCTTTCTCCGGGTGCTTGGGCAACCGTAAGCGGAACTAACTTAGTACCTTAGATTTTTTAAAAAATGTTAAATTAATCCCTCAACCACAATTGAGGGATTTTTTTGGTACAGTATTTGAAATAATTTTATACATTTGTAATAACCAAATATACATCATGGCTAAAAAATACTTTTATATCACTTTCCTTTTCTGTTTGTTTTCTCTTGCCGGCTTTGCCCAAGACGGAAAACAACAAGGGAATGATGCGTTAGGTTTTTATCCAAATCCGGTTACTAATGGTAAAATATACATTACCTCAAAAACCAGTTTAGACAAAGAAATTATAATTTTTGATGTATTAGGCAAAAAAGTGTGGCAAACCACTACTTCTTCAAGAGAACTCAATATTGCTTCCATTCCACCGGGAGTATATATCATCAAAATTACCGAAGGCGATACCACTGCCACTAGAAAACTAATAGTTAGATAGTTAAAGTTTCGGTTTTTAACTTTTATTTAATCATTTTTTTACATTCTTTTTTTCTGCAAAGAAAATTTGTGATTATATTTGTAGGCTAATTAAATTTAAAAAAATGAAAAAAATCTACTCTTTATTACTTTTAGTAATCTCTTCTGTGACTTTTGGACAGACGTTTTACTCTGAAAACATGGGAACCGCAACTGGAACACTTTCTATTGCGCTTAATACGTTTCAGAATTCAAGCCCTATTGTTTATACTGGTGATGCAGATACGAGAGCAACTACTGTTTCAACAGGATATGCTAATGCCTCTGGCGGTCGTAACGTATTTTTCGCTGCAGCCGGTGCAAAGTATTTTCAAATTGACGGTCTGAATACTTCTGCTTATTCTGCTGCTAATTTGCAATTGTCTTTTGGTTACTTAACCACGACTACAACCGCACAAATGACTGTAGAATATTCTACTGATGGAAGCACTTGGAATCCATTAACATTTACAAATAACACAACAACTTCATGGACTTTAGTAACCATTGCCGGCGGGGTTATTCCCGCTTCAGCAACACTTTCTTTGAAATTTACAGGTCCTGTAACTAGTGGTGGTATGAGATTAGATGATGTTAAGTTAAGCAGCGTTTCAGCTTCTTGTACTTTAGCTTTAGGAACAGCAACAACTTTGTGTGATGCTTTTACTACCGGTCTTGATACTTATACAGTAACCATTCCTTACACAGGTGGTGGAAATGCCGCTTACACTGTAACTCCTTCATCAGGAACTGTTGGTGGAGACAACCCTACTACTGTTGCTGCCGGAAACATTACTATTTCTGGTGTTACAGAAGCAACCAACTTTACAGCTACTGTAACAGGAGGAACTTGTAGTTTAAACGCCAGTGCCAATTCACCGGAATGTAAATCAGTTAATCCATTACCATACAGCGAAACTTTCCCTTATGCAGTTGGAGCTTCATTAGGGGTACAACAAAAATGGACTAATGTAAATTCAGGAGATGATATCGTAGGTGCTGCTGGAAGTTTAACCTATCCAGGATTTACTTCATCAGGTAACTCAGTTACATTTGTAGGTTCAGGTATTGACTGTTTTACTCCATTTACAAGCACAACTTCAGGAGCAATCTATGCTTCTTTCATCCTTAACATCTCTGATGTAACTACTTCTCCAACTGGAGAAACTTATTTTGCCGGATTAACAGACCCTGCTAAAGGATATAAAGCAAGACTTTTTTCAAAAGTAACTGCTGGTCAATATCAATTAGGTCTTGACGCTGCTTCTACAACTACTAACTACGATGCTACTTTGAGAAATCCTGGTGATGTTGTATTTGTAGTTATGGGCTATGACTTTACATCAAACACATTAAGTGCATGGATTAACCCTGACTTAGCTACTTTAACAACAGCAACTCCTGCTACATTAACAAATGTTCCTGCTGCTGCAATTACTGATTTAGGAGGTTTTATCTTAAGACAAGATGGTAATACAACTACACCAACTATTATTTTCGACGAATTAAGAGTTGCTGATTCACTTACTACATTATTAGCTGTGGCTCAAAACAACATCTCTGGTTTAAAAGTATACCCTAACCCGGTTTCTAATGGAGTTTTATTCATCGAGACTGCCGTTAATGCAACTAAAACAGTTACTATTTATGACGTATTAGGAAAACAAGTTATAAACACAACTACTGCTGACAACGCTATCAATGTTAGCGCTTTGAATGGTGGTGTTTATGTGGTTAAAATCACAGAAGAAGGTAAAACAGCTACCAAAAAATTGGTTATCAAATAATCAATTTATTAGTATATCAAAAAGCTCTAACGAAAGTTAGGGCTTTTTTATTTTCATTACTTTTGCCAAAAACTATTCGTTGATTCATTCGCAAGACATATTTACCATTTCTTCTCAAAAACAATTTGAAAAAATTGCTCTGAAAACTTTTCGTTATCAATACGAAAATAATTCGGTGTATCGAGAGTTTTGCGATTTTCTGAAAGTAGAAAAGCATACGGTCAAATCGTTAGCACAAATCCCATTCCTACCCATTCAGTTTTTCAAAAGCCATGAAGTGGTTGCTAACCAAGATGTAATTCAGGAAACGTTTACCAGTAGTGGCACCACCGGAATGATTACCAGTAAGCACCTTGTAACCGATATCTCCTTATATGAGCAAAGTTACCAAATAGCATTTTCAACATTTTATGGAAACATAGAAGACTACGCGGTCTTGGCTTTGCTTCCATCCTATTTAGAGCGCACCGGTTCTTCTTTGATTTATATGGTTAAAGATTTAATAGAACTCTCCAATAACGAACACAGCGGCTTTTATTTGCACAACCATGACGAGTTAATTTCGAAACTTATTGAATTGGATAATTCCGGTCAAAATGTAATTCTGATTGGGGTCACCTACGCCTTGTTGGACTTACTAGAAAAACAAAACTTTCAACTCAAGAATACCATTATTATGGAAACCGGCGGAATGAAAGGCAAGCGCAAAGAAATTATCCGCGAAGAATTACACAACATCCTTTGTAAAGGTTTTGGTGTCTCTAGTATTCATTCAGAATATGGCATGACCGAACTGTTATCACAAGCCTACTCTCTGGGCGAAGGTATATTTGAATGTCCGGCATGGATGCAAGTTTTGATACGTGATCCTGAAGACGCCTTAACTTATGTTGACTATGGGAAAACCGGCGGTGTAAACGTGATTGATTTAGCAAATATCAATTCCTGTTCGTTTATTGCTACGCAAGATTTAGGCAAAAAACACTCTAACAATTCTTTCGAAATATTAGGCCGTTTTGATAATTCTGATATACGCGGCTGCAACTTGATGGTATTATAATAAAATCCCATTTTTTGCGTTTCTATTAAAACCTCTGCTTTGAAAAATTTATTCTTTTTACTGTTCTCGATTACTTTTTTCGCTCAGTCAAAACCCATCGAATTAAAAATCGACTCCATTCAAACTACAAATACTGATGACGGCAGAAGAAAATTTGTGTTGTATTACAACATCTCCAACCTGACTGACAAACCAATTTCCTTTGTTTTAAATAATAATACTATCATCCCTATTGGTAGCGGCTCCCTCCGGCCGTTTCCATACTATAAAGTATATGAAAACGAAACTCCTATTGATATTAGCACCCTCTTCACAGGTGACAAAACAATCAGTTATTTCAAAAATGAAGCTGAGCTGAATCGATATCAGGATTCTATAATGGCGAGCATCAAAAACAAAACCTTGGAACAACTGCACCAAGAAAAGAAAGAAACATTCTTGAACAACATTCAAAAAATGGAGCCAAAAGAAACCAAAAATTATGAAGCTGTTTTTGTTTGGGATAAAAATAGATACCACAGAAATGACACCATCGAATACTATCTCGAAGAAAAAGAAAAACATTATATAGAACTCCACATCAATCTAATGACAGAAGAACTATTGATGGATTTTACCAAAGAAGAAATACAAGAAATACTGAAAGACAAACACCTCACCAAAGGCTGGTTTAGCTCCAACAAAGTTGAGCTCAATTTGGGCGAATAAAAAAAGGAACCTTGCGGCTCCTTTCTATTATATTACTTTGATTAAATAGTAATTCTTCTTTCCTTTTTGCAACATCACAAACTGATTGTTGATTAAGTCTTTTTCTGTTATCAAATAATCCGCCGTCACTTTTTCTTTATTAAGTGAAATCGAATTTTGCTGCAACTCTCGACGCGCATCACTATTCGAAGCTAGGAAGTTAGTCTTAGCCGAAAGCGCCGCTATCATATCCAACCCATTTTCTATATCTGCCTTTGCAACCTCAGCCTGCGGAACCCCTTCAAAAACTTCTAAAAAAGTCTTAGTATCCAGTTTTTTCAAATCCTCCATCGTTGGACTAAAAAAAGCTCCCGAAGCAAAAACCGCTTTCTCCAATTCTTCTCTTCCATGAACAAACGTAGTTACTTCTTCGGCTAATCTTTTCTGCAACACCCGCAAATGAGGTGCCGTTTGATGCTCTGTTATCAAAGCATCAATCGTATTTTGATCCAAGAACGTAAAAATCTTAATGTACTTTTCCGCATCTACATCCGTGGTATTCAACCAAAATTGGTAAAACTTATAAACCGAAGTCTTATCCGCTGTCAACCAAACATTACCGCCTTCTGACTTCCCAAACTTAGACCCATCAGCTTTGGTAATTAATGGACAAGTCATCGCAAAAGCCTTGGCACCTTCTCCATTCATTCTTCGCACCAATTCGGTTCCGGTGGTAATATTCCCCCACTGATCAGAGCCGCCCATTTGCAACAAACAGTTGTGTGCTTTATACAAATGGTGAAAATCGTATCCTTGAATTAATTGATATGTAAACTCGGTAAAACTCATTCCTTCGCCTTCTGCACTCAATCTTTTCTTCACCGAATCTTTCGCCATCATGTAGTTTACAGTAATTCTTTTCCCCACATCACGAGCAAAATTGATAAACGAAAAGTCCTTCATCCAATCGTAATTGTTTACCAAAATCGGAGCATTGGCAGCAGTCGAATTAAAGTCTAAAAAACGAGATAGAACCGCTTTGATTCCCGCCACATTTTTCTCCAAAGTAGCCTCATCCAAAAGATTTCTCTCATCCGATTTCCCCGAAGGATCCCCAATCATACCGGTAGCTCCACCCACTAAAGCAATAGGCTTGTGACCAAACTTTTCTAAATGAACCAACAAAATAATCGGCACCAAACTCCCAATATGCAACGAATCACTCGTAGGGTCAAACCCAATATACGTCGTGGTCATCTCCTTTAAAAGTTGCTCCTCCGTTCCGGGCATAATATCGTGAACCAAGCCACGCCATTGCAATTCTGCTACTAAATTCTTCATTTTGAAATCTGTTTTCTGGTGTGCGCAAAGATAAACAGAATTAGGAATTAGGTTTAAGGATTTAAGATTTTTTGAAGCGAATGGCTTGGGATTTATCAGTTATCCCTATTCCTGCTATCCGCGCTACACGGTAGCCGCTCCTATCAGGGCTAAAAAAGAATCGTTTCGCCCACTTGAAAACATAAAATAATTCCTAATTCGTAATTCGTAATTCGTAAATTCGCACTATGATATTAGTCACCGGCGGTACAGGTTTAGTAGGAGCACATTTACTGTTACATTTAGCAGAAAATGAAGTAGATGTTCGTGCCATTTATCGCCAAGCCTATACGATTAAAAGAACGATGGACCTGTTTTCATTGTATCAAAAAGACCATTTATTCCCTAAAATTGAATGGATTAAGGCTGACATCACCGACATTCCTTCGCTCGAAATTGCTTTTGAAGAAATCTATTATGTTTACCATTGTGCGGCATTGATTTCGTATGACCCCAAAGATGAACATAAGTTGCGAAAAACAAACATCGAAGGCACAGCCAATATTGTTAATCTTTGTTTAGCACACAACATCGAGAAACTTTGTTATGTAAGTTCAATAGCGGCCTTGGGTGATTTAGCGGCCCACGAAAAACAAATTACCGAGGAAACCGAATGGAATCCGGAAGCACCTCACAGTGATTATGCTATTTCAAAATATGGTGCCGAAATGGAAATTTGGCGTGCCAAACAGGAAGGTTTAGATGTGGTTATTGTAAACCCGGGTGTAATTTTTGGTGCCGGTTTTTGGGAGCAAGGAAGCGGAAAATTCTTTACTGAAGTAAAAAAAGGATTTCCGTTCTACACTACAGGAACCACAGCCTTTGTAAGTGTTACCGATGTGGTAAAAATCATGATGCGCTTAATGAATAGTATAGTGACCGGAGAACGATATACAGTCGTGGCCGAAAACCTTACCTTTCAAAAAGTAATTTTTACCATAGCCGAAAATTTAAACGTAAAAAAACCAAAAAGAGAAGCCAAACCCTGGATGCTGGCCCTTGCCTGGCGTTTTGACTGGCTGACTTCAACGTTTTTCAACACCAAAAGAAAATTATCAAAATACAGCGCCAACGCTTTAAGTTCATCGAATTCCATCTCCAACGATAAAATAAAAAATGCCTTGAATTATGAATTTCAAAGCATCGATTCGGTTATAAAAGAAGTGATTCAGTTACAAGAAAAATAGCTACTGCACTTGAGGAATATCCGGATTAGAGGGAATAATTTCACCGTTAGCGCTATTCCCCAGTTTTTTATTTTGCTCGTCTAACTTTGCCTTCACTTTTTCAAATATTTTTTTATACTCTTCAACATCAGAAGCATAATATTTATTGCTTTGAGCTAATTGAACACTGTCAATCTTATATTTTTTGTAGATATACTCATTCGCATTTTTGTTGCTGATGCCTCCTCCAATGTGCTGCGTTTTGATAGCTTCCAACAAAGACAAGTCATATAATACGTCAACCATTTTATCTTTATCAATAAGATTTTTAGGCTTCTCAACCCCATTACTGCAACTGAGGAGCGAAAACAACAAACAAACCATGACCAGACTTCTTTTCATCTTTCTATTTTTTATCTGTCAAAAAGCAAACGCTTTCCAACCGGAGTTTCTTTTACTTTAAAATTTTGATACACCAATTCCCCATTAACAAAAGTATGCGTAATTCTGGATTTAAAATTATAGCCTTCAAAGGGTGACCAACCACACTTGTACAGTATGTTTTCTTTCTTCACATTCCAAGGCAAACCGGTGTTAACAATGACCAAATCAGCGTAAAATCCTTCTTTGATGAAACCGCGTTTTTCAATTTTGAAAATCTTAGCCGGGTTGTGACACATTTTTTCTACTATCTTCTCAATCGAAATTTTTCCCTGATGATGGGCTTCAAACATAGCCACAACAGCATGTTGCACTAAAGGTCCGCCCGATGGTGCTTTCAAATAGGATTGTTGTTTTTCTTCTAATGTATGTGGAGCATGGTCAGTAGCAATAACATCAATTAGGTCATCAAGTAAAGCTTCCCAAAGAGCATTTCGGTCGTTGGCTGATTTCACTGCCGGATTCCATTTAATAAAATTGCCTTTGGTTTTATAATCTTCATCCGAAAACCAAAGATGGTGTACACAAACTTCGGCCGTAATTTGCTTTTCTTCTAACGGAATTTTATTGGTAAACAATTCCATTTCTTTCGCAGTTGAAAGATGAAAAACATGCAATCGGGCTCCCGTTTTTTGGGCCAGTGCAATCGCTTTTGAGGAAGACAAATAACAGGCTTCTTCACTTCGAATCAAAGGATGGTATTCGACCGGAATGTCATCGCCAAACTGTACTTTGTATTTTTCTAAATTAGTTTTTATCGTTGCTTCATCTTCACAATGCACTGCAATCAGCATTTTGGTAGATGAAAATATTTTCTCCAAAACTTCCTGATTATCCACCAACATATTCCCCGTTGACGAACCGAGAAATAATTTAATTCCGGCTACATTTTTAGGATTGGTTTTCAGCACTTCCTCCAAATTATCATTGGTACCGCCCATCATAAACGAGTAATTCGCATACGACGTCTTAGCTGCAATTTGATATTTTTCTTCCAGCAGCTCCTGAGTAACGGCATTTGGTACGGTGTTGGGTTGTTCAATAAAAGAAGTAATTCCTCCGGCAACTGCGGCCCTGCTTTCAGAAGCGATATCGCCTTTGTGCGTTAAACCGGGTTCACGAAAATGGACTTGGTCATCAATAGCTCCCGGAATTAAGTAGCTTCCTTCGGCATCAATAATTTTACAATTGGGTGATTTGGGACTTATACTTTCAGCAATTTCGACTATAAATTCGTTTTCAATCAAAACATCGCCTTCAAAAATAGTTCCTTCATTTACAATTTTGGCATTCTTAATTAAAACGGTATTCATTGGTAGCTGTTTATAATCGATTTAAAAACTTTCTGAACCGCAAGGAGATGACTCCAAATACGGCTTCCTTAATTATGGCGCCACTCATTTTAGATTGTCCTTTGGTTCTGTCGGTAAAGATGACCGGGACTTCCTGTATGTTGAAATTTTTGGCAAAAGCTCTGTATTTCATCTCTATCTGAAACGCATAGCCGATGAATTTTATTCGGTCTAAATTTATTTTTTCCAAGACTTCTCGGCGGTAACAAATAAATCCGGCGGTGGCATCCATGATTTTCATACCGGTAATCATTCGCACATAGACCGAAGCAAAATAAGACAGCAAAACCCTGCTCAATGGCCAATTCACTACGTTTACTCCGGTAACATAACGGGAACCGATAGTTAAATCCGCTCCGTTTTTGGCACAACAATCATAGAGCTTTTCCAAGTCGTTTGGATTATGAGAGAAATCAGCATCCATTTCAAAAATATACTGATATCCGTGCTTCAAAGCCCATTTAAATCCGTGCACATAGGCAGTTCCTAAACCTGATTTCTTCTTTCTGACGGATAAAAATAATTGTCCCCCAAATTCGCGTTGCAATGCTATGACTTTTTCTGCCGTTTTATCAGGAGAATTATCATCAACTACTAAAACATGAAAAGGTTTTTGCAATGAAAAAACAGCCCGAAGGATACTTTCGATATTTTCAATTTCGTTGTAGGTAGGAATAATTACAATGCCGTCGCTCATAAAATGGTGTCAAACTTCGTTGCAAAAATAAACTTTTTATCACTCTACTATCTTAATAATTTTATAATAATTTAACAAATAAAAAATTAGTAATTTTGTCGGGATTATGATAGAAACTGTTTTACAGCCGAGAGTTTTGGAACCCAAAGATTGGGCCACTTATCTATTCCTTTTTTCATTCGTTTTGATAGCCATTACCAAGACAGCATTTGAAACGAGGTTCAATGATTTTCTCAGGATTTTGGTTTCGGACAAATACATCAAAGTATACAAAGACACGTCGCATTTGATGAGTGGTTTTACCATTTTGCTCTTTATTGTTCAGGTCATTTCTTTTTCCTTTTTTATCCAATTAGTCCTCAGTCATTTTGGTTATGTTGCTAAAACAGACTGGATTCTCTTCCTTAGAATTTTCACCTTTTTCGGCATCTTTGTTTTATCCAAATTCCTGATTGAGAAGATTATTGCCGCTACCTTTAATATTGAAGAATTTACCGAGCAATTCAATTTACAGAAAGTAAGTTATCGAACCTTTATCGGCTTATTGTTGCTTCCGGTAAACATCTACTTGTTTTATAACAATTCTCTATCAAATGTTTTCATTATTTGCACAATCGCTGTGATTTTGGCAATTAATTTATATACTTACTTGATTTCGCTGAAGATTTATCAAAACTTATTCATCGGTAAGTTGTTTTATTTTATTTTGTATCTTTGCGCACTCGAAATAGCGCCCTACTATTTTATATATTATTTGATTACAAAAAATTTAGCACATTAAAATGTCAAATTTGAAAGTGAAAACAATTTTGGTGTCACAGCCAGAACCCAAGGTCGAAAATTCACCTTATTTTGAATTGCAGCAAAAACACAAGGTAAAAATTGATTTCCGATCATTTATACATGTCGAAGGTGTAAGCGCAAAAGATGTCAGAGCTCAAAAAATTGACTTGAATAATTTCACGGCGATTATTTTGACTAGCAGAAACTCTGTCGACCATTTTTTCAGAGTAGCTGAAGAAATGCGCTATAAGGTTCCCGAAGACTTGAAGTATTTTTGTCAGTCAGAAGCGATTGCTTTTTACTTGCAGAAGTATGTAGTTTACCGAAAACGCAAAATCTATGTGGGTCAGAAAGACTTTGTTGATTTATCTCCGCTAATTAAAAAATACAAAGAAGAGAAATTCTTGTTACCGGCTTCGGATCAGTTAAACTATGACGTGCCTCAAACATTGAACAACCTAAAAGTGGATTGGACG
Above is a genomic segment from Flavobacterium phycosphaerae containing:
- a CDS encoding T9SS type A sorting domain-containing protein; translation: MAKKYFYITFLFCLFSLAGFAQDGKQQGNDALGFYPNPVTNGKIYITSKTSLDKEIIIFDVLGKKVWQTTTSSRELNIASIPPGVYIIKITEGDTTATRKLIVR
- a CDS encoding T9SS type A sorting domain-containing protein; this translates as MKKIYSLLLLVISSVTFGQTFYSENMGTATGTLSIALNTFQNSSPIVYTGDADTRATTVSTGYANASGGRNVFFAAAGAKYFQIDGLNTSAYSAANLQLSFGYLTTTTTAQMTVEYSTDGSTWNPLTFTNNTTTSWTLVTIAGGVIPASATLSLKFTGPVTSGGMRLDDVKLSSVSASCTLALGTATTLCDAFTTGLDTYTVTIPYTGGGNAAYTVTPSSGTVGGDNPTTVAAGNITISGVTEATNFTATVTGGTCSLNASANSPECKSVNPLPYSETFPYAVGASLGVQQKWTNVNSGDDIVGAAGSLTYPGFTSSGNSVTFVGSGIDCFTPFTSTTSGAIYASFILNISDVTTSPTGETYFAGLTDPAKGYKARLFSKVTAGQYQLGLDAASTTTNYDATLRNPGDVVFVVMGYDFTSNTLSAWINPDLATLTTATPATLTNVPAAAITDLGGFILRQDGNTTTPTIIFDELRVADSLTTLLAVAQNNISGLKVYPNPVSNGVLFIETAVNATKTVTIYDVLGKQVINTTTADNAINVSALNGGVYVVKITEEGKTATKKLVIK
- a CDS encoding LuxE/PaaK family acyltransferase, with the translated sequence MIHSQDIFTISSQKQFEKIALKTFRYQYENNSVYREFCDFLKVEKHTVKSLAQIPFLPIQFFKSHEVVANQDVIQETFTSSGTTGMITSKHLVTDISLYEQSYQIAFSTFYGNIEDYAVLALLPSYLERTGSSLIYMVKDLIELSNNEHSGFYLHNHDELISKLIELDNSGQNVILIGVTYALLDLLEKQNFQLKNTIIMETGGMKGKRKEIIREELHNILCKGFGVSSIHSEYGMTELLSQAYSLGEGIFECPAWMQVLIRDPEDALTYVDYGKTGGVNVIDLANINSCSFIATQDLGKKHSNNSFEILGRFDNSDIRGCNLMVL
- the tyrS gene encoding tyrosine--tRNA ligase, with the protein product MKNLVAELQWRGLVHDIMPGTEEQLLKEMTTTYIGFDPTSDSLHIGSLVPIILLVHLEKFGHKPIALVGGATGMIGDPSGKSDERNLLDEATLEKNVAGIKAVLSRFLDFNSTAANAPILVNNYDWMKDFSFINFARDVGKRITVNYMMAKDSVKKRLSAEGEGMSFTEFTYQLIQGYDFHHLYKAHNCLLQMGGSDQWGNITTGTELVRRMNGEGAKAFAMTCPLITKADGSKFGKSEGGNVWLTADKTSVYKFYQFWLNTTDVDAEKYIKIFTFLDQNTIDALITEHQTAPHLRVLQKRLAEEVTTFVHGREELEKAVFASGAFFSPTMEDLKKLDTKTFLEVFEGVPQAEVAKADIENGLDMIAALSAKTNFLASNSDARRELQQNSISLNKEKVTADYLITEKDLINNQFVMLQKGKKNYYLIKVI
- a CDS encoding NAD-dependent epimerase/dehydratase family protein, with the translated sequence MILVTGGTGLVGAHLLLHLAENEVDVRAIYRQAYTIKRTMDLFSLYQKDHLFPKIEWIKADITDIPSLEIAFEEIYYVYHCAALISYDPKDEHKLRKTNIEGTANIVNLCLAHNIEKLCYVSSIAALGDLAAHEKQITEETEWNPEAPHSDYAISKYGAEMEIWRAKQEGLDVVIVNPGVIFGAGFWEQGSGKFFTEVKKGFPFYTTGTTAFVSVTDVVKIMMRLMNSIVTGERYTVVAENLTFQKVIFTIAENLNVKKPKREAKPWMLALAWRFDWLTSTFFNTKRKLSKYSANALSSSNSISNDKIKNALNYEFQSIDSVIKEVIQLQEK
- a CDS encoding DUF4296 domain-containing protein → MKRSLVMVCLLFSLLSCSNGVEKPKNLIDKDKMVDVLYDLSLLEAIKTQHIGGGISNKNANEYIYKKYKIDSVQLAQSNKYYASDVEEYKKIFEKVKAKLDEQNKKLGNSANGEIIPSNPDIPQVQ
- a CDS encoding dihydroorotase, which produces MNTVLIKNAKIVNEGTIFEGDVLIENEFIVEIAESISPKSPNCKIIDAEGSYLIPGAIDDQVHFREPGLTHKGDIASESRAAVAGGITSFIEQPNTVPNAVTQELLEEKYQIAAKTSYANYSFMMGGTNDNLEEVLKTNPKNVAGIKLFLGSSTGNMLVDNQEVLEKIFSSTKMLIAVHCEDEATIKTNLEKYKVQFGDDIPVEYHPLIRSEEACYLSSSKAIALAQKTGARLHVFHLSTAKEMELFTNKIPLEEKQITAEVCVHHLWFSDEDYKTKGNFIKWNPAVKSANDRNALWEALLDDLIDVIATDHAPHTLEEKQQSYLKAPSGGPLVQHAVVAMFEAHHQGKISIEKIVEKMCHNPAKIFKIEKRGFIKEGFYADLVIVNTGLPWNVKKENILYKCGWSPFEGYNFKSRITHTFVNGELVYQNFKVKETPVGKRLLFDR
- a CDS encoding polyprenol monophosphomannose synthase produces the protein MSDGIVIIPTYNEIENIESILRAVFSLQKPFHVLVVDDNSPDKTAEKVIALQREFGGQLFLSVRKKKSGLGTAYVHGFKWALKHGYQYIFEMDADFSHNPNDLEKLYDCCAKNGADLTIGSRYVTGVNVVNWPLSRVLLSYFASVYVRMITGMKIMDATAGFICYRREVLEKINLDRIKFIGYAFQIEMKYRAFAKNFNIQEVPVIFTDRTKGQSKMSGAIIKEAVFGVISLRFRKFLNRL
- a CDS encoding DUF4271 domain-containing protein; the encoded protein is MIETVLQPRVLEPKDWATYLFLFSFVLIAITKTAFETRFNDFLRILVSDKYIKVYKDTSHLMSGFTILLFIVQVISFSFFIQLVLSHFGYVAKTDWILFLRIFTFFGIFVLSKFLIEKIIAATFNIEEFTEQFNLQKVSYRTFIGLLLLPVNIYLFYNNSLSNVFIICTIAVILAINLYTYLISLKIYQNLFIGKLFYFILYLCALEIAPYYFIYYLITKNLAH
- a CDS encoding uroporphyrinogen-III synthase; the protein is MKVKTILVSQPEPKVENSPYFELQQKHKVKIDFRSFIHVEGVSAKDVRAQKIDLNNFTAIILTSRNSVDHFFRVAEEMRYKVPEDLKYFCQSEAIAFYLQKYVVYRKRKIYVGQKDFVDLSPLIKKYKEEKFLLPASDQLNYDVPQTLNNLKVDWTQATFYKTVMSDLSDLADVYYDVLAFFSPTGIKSLFKNFPDFQQNNTRIAVFGSTTQKEALEHGLRIDILAPTPETPSMTMALERYIADANKGK